A genomic stretch from Spodoptera frugiperda isolate SF20-4 chromosome 14, AGI-APGP_CSIRO_Sfru_2.0, whole genome shotgun sequence includes:
- the LOC118279352 gene encoding uncharacterized protein LOC118279352 isoform X1, which translates to MLLKLCKSCQYCLETMYWNCCEERFCFDKKIATYKLDEDAPHTNGYVNNGASVESVVTEQPVNNNHLPPRAIVGREVNELPLHADKLYEVFSKSLIFRDDHELKDKTESTNSLDELETKSEPDYLSDRPNRTKVYFEDEINSPVTDFEIMFKDELLANHNMFKIEEEEESDTQSQDTEEGLTMKDSIVAVKKQDVIKPSTITIKDETKITTLNPIYQYDPVSSMVLPSAFSLPRVESVKGILRLRGDNEFPRSNSSKNLERVDSSSKLTRSISRVDSLKNIDPNKLNKVLSRVPQRSASFLNIPEHLAPEKPPLVKSKSMVGVMSATEELKLSQLPDTPIIRSNNLPRFFADTPPPPEYKGETSLQSIKQQSALMYQEDFSMPRYYGTVSKSTEQLSVHESKSMPDLRNPTTNSSGRVSKRLVKLRSRLKPLVIKKNSNERL; encoded by the exons CTGTCTGGAGACAATGTACTGGAACTGCTGCGAGGAGAGATTCTGCTTCGACAAGAAGATCGCGACATACAA ACTAGACGAGGACGCCCCCCACACAAACGGGTACGTGAACAACGGCGCCAGCGTGGAGAGCGTGGTGACGGAGCAGCCGGTGAACAACAACCATCTGCCGCCGCGAGCCATCGTCGGACGGGAGGTCAACGAGCTGCCGCTGCATGCTGATAAACTTTATGAG GTGTTCTCAAAATCTCTAATATTTAGAGACGATCACGAGCTGAAGGATAAAACAGAAAGCACAAACTCCCTCGATGAGTTGGAGACTAAATCAGAACCTGACTACCTATCCGACAGACCGAACAGAACCAAAGTGTACTTCGAAGATGAAATCAACTCCCCAGTCACTGACTTCGAGATCATGTTCAAAGATGAGTTGCTGGCCAACCACAACATGTTCAAGATTGAAGAAGAAGAGGAGAGTGACACACAGAGCCAGGACACAGAAGAAGGATTGACAATGAAAGACAGTATTGTAGCAGTTAAGAAACAGGACGTTATCAAACCCAGTACTATTACTATTAAGGATGAAACTAAGATCACAACACTGAACCCAATATACCAGTACGATCCAGTATCTTCTATGGTATTACCATCAGCTTTCTCCTTACCACGAGTGGAGAGTGTCAAAGGTATTTTAAGATTAAGAGGAGACAATGAATTCCCAAGAAGTAACAGCTCCAAGAATTTGGAAAGAGTCGACAGTAGCAGCAAGCTGACTAGGTCCATCAGCAGGGTCGATAGTTTGAAGAACATAGATCCTAATAAATTGAATAAGGTATTGTCGAGGGTGCCACAGAGGAGTGCTTCGTTCTTGAATATCCCTGAGCACCTAGCACCAGAGAAACCGCCTCTAGTAAAGAGTAAATCCATGGTAGGTGTGATGTCTGCTACAGAAGAATTGAAACTGAGTCAGTTGCCTGACACTCCGATAATAAGGAGTAACAATTTGCCAAGGTTCTTCGCTGATACTCCGCCTCCTCCAGAATATAAGGGGGAAACCAGTTTGCAGAGTATTAAGCAGCAATCAGCTCTAATGTACCAGGAAGATTTTAGCATGCCGAGGTACTATGGGACTGTGTCAAAGTCGACGGAACAATTGTCGGTACATGAGAGCAAATCGATGCCAGACTTAAGGAACCCGACCACCAATTCTTCTGGCAGGGTTAGCAAGAGACTCGTCAAACTGCGAAGTAGATTAAAGCCGTTAGTTATAAAGAAGAATTCTAATGAGAGATTGTGA
- the LOC118279352 gene encoding uncharacterized protein LOC118279352 isoform X2: MYWNCCEERFCFDKKIATYKLDEDAPHTNGYVNNGASVESVVTEQPVNNNHLPPRAIVGREVNELPLHADKLYEVFSKSLIFRDDHELKDKTESTNSLDELETKSEPDYLSDRPNRTKVYFEDEINSPVTDFEIMFKDELLANHNMFKIEEEEESDTQSQDTEEGLTMKDSIVAVKKQDVIKPSTITIKDETKITTLNPIYQYDPVSSMVLPSAFSLPRVESVKGILRLRGDNEFPRSNSSKNLERVDSSSKLTRSISRVDSLKNIDPNKLNKVLSRVPQRSASFLNIPEHLAPEKPPLVKSKSMVGVMSATEELKLSQLPDTPIIRSNNLPRFFADTPPPPEYKGETSLQSIKQQSALMYQEDFSMPRYYGTVSKSTEQLSVHESKSMPDLRNPTTNSSGRVSKRLVKLRSRLKPLVIKKNSNERL; this comes from the exons ATGTACTGGAACTGCTGCGAGGAGAGATTCTGCTTCGACAAGAAGATCGCGACATACAA ACTAGACGAGGACGCCCCCCACACAAACGGGTACGTGAACAACGGCGCCAGCGTGGAGAGCGTGGTGACGGAGCAGCCGGTGAACAACAACCATCTGCCGCCGCGAGCCATCGTCGGACGGGAGGTCAACGAGCTGCCGCTGCATGCTGATAAACTTTATGAG GTGTTCTCAAAATCTCTAATATTTAGAGACGATCACGAGCTGAAGGATAAAACAGAAAGCACAAACTCCCTCGATGAGTTGGAGACTAAATCAGAACCTGACTACCTATCCGACAGACCGAACAGAACCAAAGTGTACTTCGAAGATGAAATCAACTCCCCAGTCACTGACTTCGAGATCATGTTCAAAGATGAGTTGCTGGCCAACCACAACATGTTCAAGATTGAAGAAGAAGAGGAGAGTGACACACAGAGCCAGGACACAGAAGAAGGATTGACAATGAAAGACAGTATTGTAGCAGTTAAGAAACAGGACGTTATCAAACCCAGTACTATTACTATTAAGGATGAAACTAAGATCACAACACTGAACCCAATATACCAGTACGATCCAGTATCTTCTATGGTATTACCATCAGCTTTCTCCTTACCACGAGTGGAGAGTGTCAAAGGTATTTTAAGATTAAGAGGAGACAATGAATTCCCAAGAAGTAACAGCTCCAAGAATTTGGAAAGAGTCGACAGTAGCAGCAAGCTGACTAGGTCCATCAGCAGGGTCGATAGTTTGAAGAACATAGATCCTAATAAATTGAATAAGGTATTGTCGAGGGTGCCACAGAGGAGTGCTTCGTTCTTGAATATCCCTGAGCACCTAGCACCAGAGAAACCGCCTCTAGTAAAGAGTAAATCCATGGTAGGTGTGATGTCTGCTACAGAAGAATTGAAACTGAGTCAGTTGCCTGACACTCCGATAATAAGGAGTAACAATTTGCCAAGGTTCTTCGCTGATACTCCGCCTCCTCCAGAATATAAGGGGGAAACCAGTTTGCAGAGTATTAAGCAGCAATCAGCTCTAATGTACCAGGAAGATTTTAGCATGCCGAGGTACTATGGGACTGTGTCAAAGTCGACGGAACAATTGTCGGTACATGAGAGCAAATCGATGCCAGACTTAAGGAACCCGACCACCAATTCTTCTGGCAGGGTTAGCAAGAGACTCGTCAAACTGCGAAGTAGATTAAAGCCGTTAGTTATAAAGAAGAATTCTAATGAGAGATTGTGA